TCTTCCAAAGCTATAACTTATTAAATAAAGAAAGCTAATAAAGCCTGGCCTGAAAAAATCTGTTTTATTTTGTTTATTAAAGGTAATAATAAGGACGATGAAAATTAAAAGATTCCACAATGACTCATAGAGAAAAGTAGGATGAAAAAATTCATAATTAATAAATTCTAAAGGCCTATTTTGGATAGGTATAAATAATTTCCAAGGCAAATTTGTAGGAACTCCAAAGGCTTCATTATTGAAAAAATTTCCCCACCTTCCTATTGATTGTCCAAGGATAATCGAGGGTATTAATATATCTATAAAAGTTTTTAAATTAATTTTTTTCGACTTACAGAAATAGATAATAGATATTAATCCTCCAATTAGACCTCCATGGATTGCTATGCCTCCTTCCCAAACTGCAAGAAAAGAAGGTATTTGAAAAATGTTATTTAATAGTTCAAAAGAAGTAAAAAAGTTCTCTCCGCTATACTGCCTCCACTCAAAAATTACATAATAAGCTCGAGCTCCAATTATTGAAGAGATTATTAATGATGGAAGTATTTCACTAATGTACTCTGGGTTAATATTTCTTGCCTTTGCTAGTTTTTTAGAGACAAACAGACCTATTAAAACTGAAACCGAAATAAGAAGTCCGTACCATCTAATAGTTATAAATCCTAAATTTAAAAAAGTTTCTCCTGGAGATTGTATAAAAGCTTGAAGTATAAGCATTTAGAGAAAGTTAGATCCCCTCTGCTGCTTGCACTTTTTCTACTTGTTTTTTCTTTAATACTAAAAGTATTTGTGTTAATCCTACACCAATGAAGAATGCAATCAATCCAATAACTCTATAAGGGCTCTGAAGTACAACCTCAGCATCTAATTGCCCAAAGCCACCAACGTTTGGATCATTAGTAAGAGGGTCACCTACATTAATTTTATCTTGCGCTTTTACGATAAGTTGAGGACCAACAGGGACTGCTTCAGTAGTTATTTCACCATTATCGTTTTCTATATTGACTTGATAGCTACCATCTTCAATTGTTTCTATTGAATTTATAGTTCCTGCGGTGGAAGAAGTGAATACTACATTATTGCTCTTTTCTCCAGTTGGATATACCTGACCTCTACCTCTATTTCCTCCAATATGTAACGAATATTTTCCATAGTGATATTCTTTATTAGTGGATGGGTCAGGGGAAAGTACAGGGAAAACGATTTCTTTATTGGTATCGCCAGGTAAAGGTCCGACAATAATGATATTATCTTTCTCTTCACTGTAATTTGTGAAATAAACTCCTTCTGTCTCCTCTTTTATTTCTTCGGTCCATCTTTCTTGTGGAGCAAGTTTAAAGCCATCAGGCAGCATTACAACAGCACCAACTTGTAATGGGACTTCCGAACCATCAGCCCCTATTTCTTTTAAATCATTTTTGTAGGGTATTTTGACTACAGCTTTGAAAACACTGTCTGCTCCAACAGATTGTGGAACCTCTGCAATTGTAGGCATCTGAGCTAGATGACAATTTGCACAGACTATCTTACCCGTGGCTTCTCTTGGGGATTCGTAGTTTTGCTGAGCCCAAAATGGATAAGCAAAACTGACCTTTGGATAAAATACAATGCTTGAAATGAAAAGCAGAGTACAGATAAATAAACTTGTTTTTTTCATAATTTGATTTTTAAGACCTTTCATTTTTTTTATGCCCACCATGGATTTTCATTAGTTCTAAAGTCAGTTTCTGACCATTGTTTGACGAGTACAGCATCATCTTCAATATCGACATGAGCTAGAGCTAAAGATAAAGGCGCAGGCCCTCTTACTACCTTCCCGTTAGTATCGTACTGACTGCCATGACAAGGACATATGAATTTATTAGCACCACTATCCCATGGGACAACACAACCTAAATGAGTACAAATTGCATTTAAACCAAATTCTCCTATTTCCCCACCCTCATTAACTATTAAATAAGTTGGATCTCCCTTTAAACCCTGAACTAGACTTCTGTCTCCTGCTTGATGGGTAGCTAACCAACCTGTCTTGGTTATTGGATTCCCTAATTCATCTTTAGCAGAAGTTCCACCTCCACCACCGCCTGCTCTTAGAGGCATGAAATAATTCGCTACAGGGTAAAGGGCTCCTAAAGCTACACCAGTTGCAGTACCAAATGTAAGAAGATTCATAAATTGCCTTCGACCCATAGAAGGGACATCATTGGAACTTAATTGAGTCATTCGATACTTGGTTCTGTTATTTATTAGTTATTATGGAGCAGATTGTTCAATTTCTGTTGCAAATAGATAGGACTTTTAATAATTTAAAGTAAAAGTTTATGAAGTCTTAATTAATTGATTTAAATGAACCCATTGCTAGTAGATGAAGTTATACATTATTTGATTCATCGCTGGGGGAAAAAATATGATTTTAGACTCTTTAGAAGAGGAAAATTCGTTTATTTTCAAATGATGTGGGGATTTCTTGGACAGGAATCATTCCCTTTAAGTGAAAATGAATATAAAAAATCGATAGCTGATAAAATCGAGATTTTAAATAGATGTGGATATTCAGAAGAAGTAAGGGAATGGCTAAAGAAAGTCAATGCTAAGCCAAGGTTAGGTAGAGCTGTCAGCTTGCAATTAGATCTTAATGAGAAGATGAAAGAGTTTTTGACTTAAGATTTTCTGATAAGTAAGTTAATCCAGTACCCACAAAAAATAAAAACACAATCGATATAGATAGCAATGACATAGTTAATGGGTCCGTTGAAGGGGTAATCACTGCAGATAATATTGCAGAGGAAATTACAACTATCTTCCAATTTGAAATCATTTTTTCTGTTGTGATTATTCCAAGAGAACCAAGAATAAATTGTAATACTGGCAATTGAAAAGCTATTGCAGTGCTAGACATTAACAATAGAACAAAATCAAAATATCTTTCTATAGACCAAGTTGGTTCAACAATATCAGCACCGAAACTAATGAAGAAATTGATTGCTGCGGGGACTAATATCCACCATGAAAAAATTAATCCTAAAAAAAATAGAAGACCTGAACCAAAAACTGCAGGCAAGATAAGGCTTTTTTCTTGTTTTGTTAAACCAGGAGAAATGAATAATATTATTTGATAAAAAATATAAGGCATAGAAACTATCAATCCGCTGTAACCTGCAACTTTAATAGCGACAAATAAAAACTCTCCTGGAGCAAGTTGTAGTAAATGAATATCACCAGCTGGAATTTCTAAAAAAGATATTAAAGGCTTTATGATGAGAAAACTAAAGAATATTGAAATAAGTATTGAGTAAATTGAATTTAGTATCCTTTGACGAAGCTCCTCTAAATGATCGCTAAAAGTCATAGAATCTGATAATTTTTTTTCACTTTGACCTGTACCTCTCATTATTATTTGATAAAAATTTTGTAAGAAAAAGGTTTAAAACTACTATTGTCAAAGTCCAATTTATTTTTCGATTAACTTAATTATTTGCTTAAGTTAGGATTAGTTGGATCTGGTAATAAGAAAGGAGGGGCATCATTTAAAGATGATTCACCATAAGTTTCATATTCTCTATAACCACCCATTTTACCATTAGTTTTCATTAAAGCGCTTACGAAGGCTAGTAGTAAGAAAACAGTAGGAGCTCCAATTATTAATGCAGCACCAAATAGATATCCAACAATAAATTCTGGAAAACTATGATTTCCTAAAAATTCATGAGTGCCCAAAAGAAAATCAAACATTTAGATTTAAAATTTTTTTTATTATAAACTAAATTACTGTTTTAAGATTTTTTTTAATATAATCTTCTCCTCTTGTAGGATTTCCCCAAATTATTTCTCCATTTTTAAAGGAAACGCAACCCGGTCCTCCTTTTTTGATTTTTTGCAGATCCTTAATCTTTACTAAATTAATTGGAACTTTAATGTTTCTTTTTGCCTTACTAAACAAAGCAGCTAAATCTGCAGCTATTTGAAGATCTTGCTCAGATGCTTCTTGAGATGAGGACTTCAAAACTACATGACTGCCTGGAGCTTCCTGAGCGTGAAACCATAAATCGCCTTTTTTTGAGAACTTAAAGCTTATTAAGTCATTTTGCCTCATATTTCGCCCAACCTGGAGCTTCAATCCTCTGGGAGTATAAACTTGAATTGGTGAAGATTCTATCTCAGATGTACTTTTCTTAACTTCTCTTTGCCTCTTGATATTGATATTAAACTCGTTACAAATTTCTTCCATAATTTCTTCTAGCAGTTTAATTCGCATAAAAAGTTTTTCATGATTTAAAGAATTTAAATTTTCTAGAAGCGTAGTGAATTCATCTAATCTCTCTATATTTGTTTTGTAAATACTTAATCTTTCTTTTATTAATTCTCTAGATCTCTTTAGTTTTTTTGACTTTTTATATAGTTTTTGTCCCTTAATAATATCTCGTTTTTTAATTTCATTTGAAGAAAATATATCATCAGCTTTTTCTTTATATAACTCGTAGTCCTCTGATTTTGTCAGAAGATCATATTGAATATTTAAATTCTTTTTTTCAATATTGATCTGTTTAAAAATTATCCCTTCAATTTTCTTTACCAACAATTCAAGTTTTTTTTGCTTCAGATGATTATCATAGTAATTCTCTATACCGGTGCATAAATCTATCTTTTTTTCGCAATTAATTTCTTTATCGAAAAACCAAACACAATAAAAATCTTTATTAAATATAGAAAAGTTAAAGTTATTGTTTTTAAACCTATTTATCCAAATCTTCCAATTTTTAAATATTTCCTTTAAGTCTGAATCAACAATGAAATCGATATTTTTTTCCATTATTTCCGAATTGCAAGTTTTGCTAACAACCTCTAATTGTTTTGTAAGGATAGGGCTTACCCCTTGATAGGTATTTATTAAACAGTATTTCAAAGATTCAGGTACTATTGAAATTGAGTCTTTCCATGATTGAAAAGACTCATCTTCTCTAGGTTGTTTTTTGTAATTAACTGGAGGGCCAGAGTAAATTGATCCTGTTGAAATTGTTCTAAAACTAGATTGACTCGATTTAATTTGTTTACCAACTGCAATTATTTTATGTTTGTTATCCAAATAAAATATATTACTATGTTTACCCATTAACTCAAAAATTAAATACTTACTAATTTCATCTCCAGGTTTTTTTGCAAAACCAAATTTTATAACTCTCTCGAAATCATCTTGATCAATCGAAATTAAAGCCATGTATTTTAATCCGTATCTTATTTGTTTAGAAAGTGTACTTTCTCTTCCAATTTTTTCCGGCTTATTTATCTTTAATATTCTGGGAGATTCACCATTCCATGAAACCTCTAACCAAGTTTGGGAATCAATTCCTCTGAAACATAATTGAATTGTATTAGGATCTGGTTGTTGGGCAGTTTCAAACTTTGAAGGTAAAATATTCTTTGTCAAATAATGCAAGACAGATTTAATAGATGTAATATCCATTATCTGTGGAACACCTTTTTGCATTATTATTCCTTTTTGATTCACAAGATGTTTATTTTACTGTAAAAAATTTAATATGAAAAATCAAAAAAAACTCATTATCCTTACTGGACCCAGCGGAGTGGGGAAAGGAACAGTTGTTAAAGAAATATTAGGTAAAGAAAAAAATTTTTGGCTTTCAATATCTGCAACTACTAGAGAACCTAGAGAGGGAGAGAAGGATGGAGAAAATTACTACTTTTTAAATCAAGAAAAGTTTAAAGAAATGATTGAACAAAACCTGTTCCTTGAATGGGCTCAATTCGCTGGGAACTATTATGGAACACCTTTGTCTTCTGTCAATGAGAAAATAAGAGAGGGATTTATTGTATTACTTGAAATTGAAGTCGAGGGTGCAAGACAAATAAAAAACAAGTTTCCTAATTCACTGTCAATATTTTTACTTCCTCCAAATAAAGAAGAGTTAGAAAGAAGAATAAGAAATAGAGGAACAGAAAAAGAAGAGGCAATAAAAAAAAGACTCTCAAGGGCTAATTATGAGATTTCAGTATCAAATGAATTTGATTTTGCATTAACAAATCACAATATTGATGAAACGGCAAAAAGAATAATCCAGTTAATAAAAACTTGATTATTCTCTCATTTATCAGCTCATTGGATGGAATAATAAATCTGGGAAAAATCTATTAAATTCAATAATTATTCCAGCTGTAAGGCTTAGCCAAATTGCTGCTACTACTGGTGCAGATCTGACAAATTTTGTATTTAGAATTTTGAACATTTGTTTTATGAAAGTTTTTTAAAGATGTTTAGCGAGGACCATTAAGTGTAATGTTGTTATCTTTCTCTCTTAAATCTCCGTTTCTACCTTGTTTATTAGCAAGAAGAGGCCATTGAGCTCCTTTTACAAGACATTTTTTAGCTAAATCAAGGTCAATAATGATCTCAAGATCTGCTGGATTCTTAGTCTTTTTTGATTCAATAAGATACTCTCTCCCTGACCAGCCTATAATTCCAGCAATATAAATGAATAATACTCCGGGAATAAGTAAATCTCCTTCATGACCTCTATTTAAAAGGGCCCCCCATGGCTCAAGAGGAGGTCCAATTATTAAATGTGGAAGACCATCATCTCCGCATGATGCTTTTCCATATCTTTCAAATCTTGTGATGTCTTTTTGAGTAGTTGCAGCACTTGCTCTTTCAATGAATTTAGGATTTTCAGAGCATCTTGTAAGTGCTGACGCTGTAAATTCTGTGCTTGCTCGATCTGCATTTAGGGCTGGCCCATTAGCTGCTAGAGCAATTGGAGTGATTCCTAGAAACAGAAAAACTGAGGTTATGATTGAAAATAAGAATTTCATAAGTTGCAATCTTTAATTTCTTATAATGTGTTAAGGAAGAAATTAATATTAAAATAGAACAAGTTGAACCAAATATGCATAAAGTTTTAGCTATTGAAACAAGTTGTGATGAGACATCTGTCTCAATAGTTTCCAATATTGGTGATAAGTTCAAAATTCATTCAAATATCGTTGCATCTCAAATTGAAGATCATTCAAAATGGGGAGGAGTTGTTCCTGAGCTTGCAGCTAGAAAACACTTAGAGCTATTACCTTTTGTTTTAGAAAAGGCATTAACAGAATCAAAAATGAGAATTGAGGAAGTCGATTACATTGCATCTACTGTAGCCCCTGGATTAGTTGGGTGTTTACGAGTTGGCTCTATTACTGCAAGATCACTTTGCATATTACATTCGAAGCCATTTTTGGGAATACATCATTTGGAGGGGCATTTATCTTCAATTCTATTTTCAGAAAACTATCCAAAGAAATCATTCCTTACATTACTTGTTAGTGGTGGACATACCGAATTGATTAAGGTTGATGAGAGAAGGGATATGAAAAGACTTGGGAAGAGTTTTGATGATGCTGCTGGAGAAGCCTTTGATAAAGTTGGACGATTATTAGGTCTCGCCTATCCAGGAGGACCAGCGATTGAAAAGATTGCTAAAAATGGAGACCCATTTAAGTTCAATTTACCAAAATGTAGAATTTCTGATAAAAAAGGTGGTTTTCTTAAATATGATTTCTCTTTTAGTGGTCTAAAAACCGCCGTATTAAGATTAGTTGAAAGAATAAATTTGGATGGGAAGACCATTCCAATTCCTGATATCGCTGCAAGTTTTGAGAGAGTAGTGGCAGAGGTCTTGGTAGAGAGAACAATAAAATGCGCGGAAGATAATAGCTTGGATAATGTTGTTGTAGTTGGTGGAGTGGCTGCTAATAATACATTAAGAAAAATGATGATTAGTGAAGCAGGTAAAAAATCTATTAAAGTTCATTTAGCTCCCCTTAATCTTTGTACAGATAATGCTGCGATGATTGGAGCTGCGGCGTTGTTCAGGATCAAATTTAAGGATCATTTAAGTTCCATCAAATTAGGTGTCGCAGGAAGACTATCAATTGAACAAACAAACACCCTTTATGAAGAAAACCCTCCTTTTTAAATTCTATGAACAAACAACCTAAAATCGAGATTAAAGAGACAAAAAACTTCGTTGATAAAAAGGAACTGAATTTGTGGAAAAGAGGTTTTACCCCTCAAGCTGAAATTTGGAATGGAAGGATGGCAACTGTTGGGATAGGAATTATTTTTATTATTATTGCTTTAATAAGCCAATTTTCTTAATAGTAATAAAATTGATTTGACTTAAAAGTAGTTTCGAAAGATTTAATAAAATTACTCTTGTTTAGCTGATTAATTATAAATTAAAAAGTATTGTATTTATTGGACTTCAGATGAGATTATTGATTTAATCAAAATAATAAATATTTCTATTATTTATAATTTTTTATGACGCCTGAAAGGCTTGGATTACTTTGGGGAATAACTGTATTCGCAGGTGCTTGTGCTCGATTATTTTCTACTTTTTCAGGATTCCCCAGTGTTGTTATTTTATTGCTTTCTGGATTACTTATAGGAAGATCAGGTTTAGGGCTGGTTGAGCCTTTAGATCTTGGGCAAGGCCTTGAAACTATTGTAGGGCTTCTAGTCTGTT
This region of Prochlorococcus marinus str. GP2 genomic DNA includes:
- the lgt gene encoding prolipoprotein diacylglyceryl transferase — encoded protein: MLILQAFIQSPGETFLNLGFITIRWYGLLISVSVLIGLFVSKKLAKARNINPEYISEILPSLIISSIIGARAYYVIFEWRQYSGENFFTSFELLNNIFQIPSFLAVWEGGIAIHGGLIGGLISIIYFCKSKKINLKTFIDILIPSIILGQSIGRWGNFFNNEAFGVPTNLPWKLFIPIQNRPLEFINYEFFHPTFLYESLWNLLIFIVLIITFNKQNKTDFFRPGFISFLYLISYSFGRFWIEGLRTDPLCIGGLPPFCDGGIRMAQFISIFLFSSGLIGIFFLRLRTYSGKNRKNG
- the petA gene encoding cytochrome f; this encodes MMKKTSLFICTLLFISSIVFYPKVSFAYPFWAQQNYESPREATGKIVCANCHLAQMPTIAEVPQSVGADSVFKAVVKIPYKNDLKEIGADGSEVPLQVGAVVMLPDGFKLAPQERWTEEIKEETEGVYFTNYSEEKDNIIIVGPLPGDTNKEIVFPVLSPDPSTNKEYHYGKYSLHIGGNRGRGQVYPTGEKSNNVVFTSSTAGTINSIETIEDGSYQVNIENDNGEITTEAVPVGPQLIVKAQDKINVGDPLTNDPNVGGFGQLDAEVVLQSPYRVIGLIAFFIGVGLTQILLVLKKKQVEKVQAAEGI
- the petC gene encoding cytochrome b6-f complex iron-sulfur subunit, with the translated sequence MTQLSSNDVPSMGRRQFMNLLTFGTATGVALGALYPVANYFMPLRAGGGGGGTSAKDELGNPITKTGWLATHQAGDRSLVQGLKGDPTYLIVNEGGEIGEFGLNAICTHLGCVVPWDSGANKFICPCHGSQYDTNGKVVRGPAPLSLALAHVDIEDDAVLVKQWSETDFRTNENPWWA
- a CDS encoding DUF3067 family protein; its protein translation is MNPLLVDEVIHYLIHRWGKKYDFRLFRRGKFVYFQMMWGFLGQESFPLSENEYKKSIADKIEILNRCGYSEEVREWLKKVNAKPRLGRAVSLQLDLNEKMKEFLT
- the tatC gene encoding twin-arginine translocase subunit TatC codes for the protein MRGTGQSEKKLSDSMTFSDHLEELRQRILNSIYSILISIFFSFLIIKPLISFLEIPAGDIHLLQLAPGEFLFVAIKVAGYSGLIVSMPYIFYQIILFISPGLTKQEKSLILPAVFGSGLLFFLGLIFSWWILVPAAINFFISFGADIVEPTWSIERYFDFVLLLMSSTAIAFQLPVLQFILGSLGIITTEKMISNWKIVVISSAILSAVITPSTDPLTMSLLSISIVFLFFVGTGLTYLSENLKSKTLSSSH
- a CDS encoding NFACT RNA binding domain-containing protein, with product MDITSIKSVLHYLTKNILPSKFETAQQPDPNTIQLCFRGIDSQTWLEVSWNGESPRILKINKPEKIGRESTLSKQIRYGLKYMALISIDQDDFERVIKFGFAKKPGDEISKYLIFELMGKHSNIFYLDNKHKIIAVGKQIKSSQSSFRTISTGSIYSGPPVNYKKQPREDESFQSWKDSISIVPESLKYCLINTYQGVSPILTKQLEVVSKTCNSEIMEKNIDFIVDSDLKEIFKNWKIWINRFKNNNFNFSIFNKDFYCVWFFDKEINCEKKIDLCTGIENYYDNHLKQKKLELLVKKIEGIIFKQINIEKKNLNIQYDLLTKSEDYELYKEKADDIFSSNEIKKRDIIKGQKLYKKSKKLKRSRELIKERLSIYKTNIERLDEFTTLLENLNSLNHEKLFMRIKLLEEIMEEICNEFNINIKRQREVKKSTSEIESSPIQVYTPRGLKLQVGRNMRQNDLISFKFSKKGDLWFHAQEAPGSHVVLKSSSQEASEQDLQIAADLAALFSKAKRNIKVPINLVKIKDLQKIKKGGPGCVSFKNGEIIWGNPTRGEDYIKKNLKTVI
- the gmk gene encoding guanylate kinase → MKNQKKLIILTGPSGVGKGTVVKEILGKEKNFWLSISATTREPREGEKDGENYYFLNQEKFKEMIEQNLFLEWAQFAGNYYGTPLSSVNEKIREGFIVLLEIEVEGARQIKNKFPNSLSIFLLPPNKEELERRIRNRGTEKEEAIKKRLSRANYEISVSNEFDFALTNHNIDETAKRIIQLIKT
- the psaJ gene encoding photosystem I reaction center subunit IX, whose product is MFKILNTKFVRSAPVVAAIWLSLTAGIIIEFNRFFPDLLFHPMS
- a CDS encoding photosystem I reaction center subunit III, which produces MKFLFSIITSVFLFLGITPIALAANGPALNADRASTEFTASALTRCSENPKFIERASAATTQKDITRFERYGKASCGDDGLPHLIIGPPLEPWGALLNRGHEGDLLIPGVLFIYIAGIIGWSGREYLIESKKTKNPADLEIIIDLDLAKKCLVKGAQWPLLANKQGRNGDLREKDNNITLNGPR
- the tsaD gene encoding tRNA (adenosine(37)-N6)-threonylcarbamoyltransferase complex transferase subunit TsaD — encoded protein: MHKVLAIETSCDETSVSIVSNIGDKFKIHSNIVASQIEDHSKWGGVVPELAARKHLELLPFVLEKALTESKMRIEEVDYIASTVAPGLVGCLRVGSITARSLCILHSKPFLGIHHLEGHLSSILFSENYPKKSFLTLLVSGGHTELIKVDERRDMKRLGKSFDDAAGEAFDKVGRLLGLAYPGGPAIEKIAKNGDPFKFNLPKCRISDKKGGFLKYDFSFSGLKTAVLRLVERINLDGKTIPIPDIAASFERVVAEVLVERTIKCAEDNSLDNVVVVGGVAANNTLRKMMISEAGKKSIKVHLAPLNLCTDNAAMIGAAALFRIKFKDHLSSIKLGVAGRLSIEQTNTLYEENPPF
- a CDS encoding high light inducible protein — translated: MNKQPKIEIKETKNFVDKKELNLWKRGFTPQAEIWNGRMATVGIGIIFIIIALISQFS